ATCTGAATTAGCTCTAGAACACTCAAGAAAGCAGAATCACACCACAGATGTCAAAAGAGTGAATATCTTTAACTtaactgattttgtttttgaaaaggaaaatgcattaaagAATTGAAGGGGATGTCACAGCTGTCAGGAAAGGTCTCCTGAGTGGaaatagaaaaccaaaaatacctgctttttttttttttccagacaagaAAGCAGAGATtgacagcctggcagcagcgtACATTGAGTCTGTGAAGAACATGTTACCTGAGGAGAGAGTGGAGCACCTGAGGAAGATCCAGAGTGCCTACAGCAAGTGCAAAGAGTACAGTGATGACAAAGTGCAGCTGGCCATGCAGACCTATGAAATGGTGAGCCATGAGCTGTGGAAAAGTGGGAATCCTCTAGAATGATGCATGTGGAGATGCTTCACAGCATCAgctttccctgattttttttttttgcttaaatttcttaccaagacaatTCATTAGTCCTCAAGCTTGTGTTCCTCACAGTTGCCATCCCCAAAAAGCTCATCTGCTGTGTGATAACACCAGCAAATTTACTccactccctcctccccagcagcactcTGTCACTGATAATTTATTGGGACACAgttgaaagcaatttttttttaagccagcTGCTGTGCTATATTGtggaaaaacagcaggaattctgctcaATTGTCTTGTTTTATTGGAAATCAGAATTTCCTCGATGAACCTTGGcagaaaatcccatttcttaAGATGCAGCtttccatgggtttttttttttttttctgacctttgAGTAGTTCTTATATCTACATGTTTTACTCCCTGGATGAAAGTTGAGTGAGGAGAATCCTTTTGAGTGTAAAGTGTTGTCCAGCTTGCAGAGATGTTACAGCTGCAGTACATGTTTGATTGCCATCAAATActacaaaaaaggaaattatgtcCCAGAAATATTAATGCTCTAGATAACCAGTGAACTCATTCAATGACAGAGTATTACAACAGGACAGTTTGGAGGTGGTTGCTTAAAATCCCTGTTCTGAAAGTCACTATTGCAGCCAGGGTAGTAGAAGCTACTTAATGAATGTGTGTGGAGTTGATGTTGAGGATAGTCAGCCTCTGTCTGTATTTATTGTTAAGCTTCTTGGACTCATGTGACAGTGGAATACCAGGGGAAAAACTTTAACTACTCTACTCCACACTTTTGGAGAACTGtctttgaattttgaaaattgcAGGGACAAACCAGTTATATTTAGTATCCCTCATCTTGTTCTATTCTGAAAATCATTACTCTGAGTTGCTTTGACTCCCCTTTGTGTTgcctcccttttccttcccttctgcttGCTTGTGGAGGGATTGGGTCCTTGTGCTTTTGCCTCCCTCATTCCCTCTGCGTGtgccatttccctttccccaggctgtACCCCTTCCGTGCCTTGCTCTGCGCTACCACACTCTGTTCGTGCCGATAGCAGCCAAGTTTTAGCCCTTCCTGTTTTCGTTTGGGGctccttttttgtgtgtgcttctTTGTAACTCAGTTTGTGGTTTCCTCTCGGTGCAGGTGGATAAGCACATCCGCCGGCTGGATGCGGACTTGGCGCGCTTCGAAGCTGATCTCAAAGATAAACTGGAAGGCAGCGACTTCGAAACCCCTGCATCCCGAAGCCTGAAAAGTGGGTACATTTTAAACAACTGAGAGCTTTTTCCAGCTCACTTTTTAGAGTAGCAAACCAGGAAGGCTGagatgtaaaatatttctggaggaaggaaagaagtgtGCCACTCTCTGCTTGTTTTTAATGCTCTTCAAAATGTTTGCAGTAGGCAAGAGATGAGGGGAAATGTGGTGCTGAGATCAAACTGTCATTGTTTCACAGCTCATCCTGAGGAAGTTACTGGTTCTAAGGAGGGTGCTGTGCCAAAGCTGCACTGGTGTAACAGTCTTAGTTCCgagaaaaattagaaatgaaaagaagatACCAGTTTCTGTGGTGTATGCTGAAATATTGGGTGATTACAGTGACATTTGAATGTGGAtacagcagcacagcatggcATTATGCCTTTGAACAGTGAAATAAGGGATAGGGGCCAGGAGGTGGAGATTAAAAGTTATCTTAGTTACTGAGTAATCTATTAACTGTGTGTAAAAATACACTGAGATTGCATGTCTAATCAAGTGTGATGCTGTTTATGACCTGTGCTGGCATGCTGCAGTGCTTTCTTgccaaaaccacaaacacaaGAGTTTGGTGTTCAGTTCTTATCAATTTGGTATATTTGtgcttaaaaatgcatttcagcagCATATTCAATTACATATATAATAAGGATTATTCAATTACATATGAGGTGGGGATTTCAAGACAGTAGCTGCATCAAAAGAACAACAGCTGGGGATGTTTCTGCCACTCAGGCTGAAATGAtggggttgtttttcctttctagaGGGACGAAgtcagaaagacaaaagaagCTCCCGTGGTAGAGGCAGGAGAACATCTGAAGAAGATacaccaaagaaaaagaagctcaAAGGAGGGTAAGGCAGAGCCAGGCATAACTCCAGGGCCTTGGGCTTGACACTCTTTGAATTTTCCACAAGCTCATATTACCCTATTTATGACTCATGTCCGGATGGCGAGCGGTGTTAACAGTGTTCTGGTCTTATTCCATTTCATTAATGTCCTGCTTAGGACAGGCCAACAttgttaattacagtaatttcacgaatacaagccgcaccaatttgactaagattttgctcctaaaccggaaatgcggctaataatcaggagcggctaatacaacctcagaagtgcctgccagagtgctgagccgagcagctgcaaagtcggcattttgcgattgttacaaatcgctactttgttgcaccgcgggtggagcctggctccctgcaggcagcacggggggcggggagagaggcgggagagctctctttcctcctctgccacagcccaggggagagacggggggggggggcccggcgccgccattgctgcagctcggggaggagaggggggacccgggccggccctaccgcggccgggggagggggggggggacccgggccggccctaccgcggcccggggagggggggggaagccggcgccgccattgctgcggcccggggagtggggggggaagccggcgccgccattgctgcggcccagggagccgacgggagccccgcgcagccattgccgcggctcggggagccgacggggtgctttgtccccgcccgccgccgccgcggcaggagcggggaaactccgtccctgcccgccgccggcgccacgggcgcgggaaagctccatccccgcccgccgccgctgccgtaggagcaggggaagctccgtccctgcctgccaccgcagggcagcgccgacctggggtgaccgagcccaggggcagcggcggccggccccgagctgcagcaccgtgctggcccacctggccccgtcagcggcccctagcgggccgagcctgcacagccttagctcagccagtaaaccccgccctcccgccgttctgttaataattgcacgcgggtcctcgctgcgaacgacagagcggcttatattcgtgtgcggcttatctatggacaaaaaccaaaatatttgccaacacccagagatgcggcttatagtcagtgcggcttgtattcgtgaatttactgtaactccTTGGCTGGCATGTGGAAGCTCAGCATGCTTGGAACACTGACTGGAAGGACAAGATCAGGCTCCCTGTTGCTGCTGGCAAGCTGGGAGAAAATAGCATTGATTTTTGTTGTGGGGCTATTTTTAACAGTTGCTTGTGGTCTTGTTGGTAAAAGAAACTCACTTGTCTGTCAGGACAGAAACTGatgttgtgctgctgctctaGAAATATTGGAGGGGTTGTTTTCAAAGGATTGTGTCCTAAGTAGCCTTGAAAAATCTGATTTGGTTTTGAGAACCAAGGAGGAAAACATGTCCCCTCTCTGAGATGGGATATATATTAAAGGGGCTCAGTTTATTCTGATATTTTCagttggaaaatgaaaatggaggGGCAGGAAACTAAAAATAGTTTCTATGGACTGCTACTGGCATGTCAGCACATCCCTGTGAGGGTAAGAGGGTTCACTCATGCTTgacaatgagaaaaaatgtaTATTGGAACAGGCTGGGGAAAACCCCAACAGGTTATCCTACCTACAACCAGAAGTGATCTGTATGATAATTTTGTTACTTTACTCATGACATCTATGAATCCCTCTCTTAATTGTTTCTAGTCATACTGTGTTTGATCCAACTTACCTTATGATTTTAATTACTGGGTTGTGGTGATGTAATACAAACTCTAAAACAGGGTCAGTGTGGTTTAGGGAGGATAGTGTAAAACAGTAGGATTTAGATCTTGGAAATAttaaatcccagaatggtttaggtttggagagaccttaaagaccatcccattccagcccctgcaatgggcagggacaccttccactaaccTGGGTTGTTTCAagtctggccttgaacacttcagggatgggggagccacagcttctccaggcagtctgtgccagggcctccttCCCTCAtggggaagaatttcttcccagtatcccatgtaaccctgccctctggcagtgggaagccatgCCCTTGTAACACAGTGTTGTCTGCAGTTGAGAAGTGTTTTGTTCTGAGTCTGTCCTTGCCCACAGGTCTGAGTTTGCTGATACCATCCTGTCAGTGCATCCCTCGGATGTCCTGGACATGCCAGTGGATCCCAACGAGCCCACGTACTGCCTGTGCCACCAGGTGTCCTATGGAGAGATGATTGGCTGTGACAACCCAGATGTAAGCACTTAAAAGATGTTGGATTTTCAGATGTTTGTTGCCTCCCAACCCTGTGCAATCCAAGGAGGGGGTCCTTGCTCAGTTAGCTCATACCAAATGATGGGAATGTTTGTGAACTAAGAATCTCCTCtgtatgtttttcctttctcttttgcagTGCCCAATTGAGTGGTTCCACTTTGCTTGTGTGGACCTGACCACCAAACCCAAAGGGAAATGGTGAGTGTGACAACATTcagctttgggatttttatcaATTTGCCTCAAGAATTAAAACCCTGTTGTGACCCTGACAGAGGAGCTTTGTTCTTACCAGAGGGTTTGCATCCTCTGTTATTGGGGATTATGTTTGAGGGTAGAAGATACAAGACAAACCTTCTTGTTAAAATCCATTTCCACAGAAGTCTTAGGTACTGGTGGGAGCAAAACTGCCTGATAAACGGAGCAGGTTTTGACCTGAGGCTTGTGCAAACATGGACATGTTACATCTGAGGTTTGCTCTATTGTCACTAGTTGTGGCTGTGCTTAAAACAGAGACAGGAACctctttgtttcatttctagAGGCAAATTTTGAAGACTTCTCAGGGTTTTATGGTGTGCTTATCTTGGAAAGGGTTGTGGGCTTATTTTTATCTAATGGACTGCTTTAATCAAATCAACAAATTGCCTGTCAGAAACAGGCTTAATTGTGCACAAATGTTAAAAACAGTTCTCAGATCTCTCAGTAATTCCAGGAGCTAATTcctgcctctttttttcctacaggTTTTGTCCTCGTTGtgttcaggaaagaaagaaaaagaagtaaggAGTAGAGGGAGATACAGTGCCGAGGCAAGAAGAATTTAATATATTCCTTCATTCATGTTGCAATATTAcctttgattattttttgttaatctATCCTCCATCTTTTTCTGGTATGATATTTAATTATCCAGTGGCCAGttgaaattccttttctttcctaagACGATGACTTTGGGAGGGAGTCCCAAATCCCTTTGCCACGgagattttatttatgttaGTCTTGCACAATAATACCGAGGGAGGGTGTTGCCTTTTCTGGCTGTTTTCATTTCCCTGAAAATTCTTTAAGTACATCACTGTGAAGATGAAACCTACAGTATTCTTGGAGAGAGGCAAGGTCAGATTTATTCACAAAATAAGATGAAGGCCTGAATTACTAGCTGTGATTGCCTGTGTGGCACATGAGTAAATCAGGCTTTAGGAAAAGGCTCCATGAGGACAGTGTTTGTTCCCATGATGGTGTGGCTCTGCTGTTGAAGAATGCCATTCAGGAATGTTGTAACAAAcctcttgtctttttttaatgggCCACATTTGCATGTTCTTGACTTGTCTAGCTGCCTTTCAGATGATGAATGTGAATCCTTGCATCAGCACAGTGTCAGTGTCAGCAGcagaagagggagaggaaatcaggagctggaaagcaaaagtctctgttttttccttcctctgaggTACAGTGGGTGCAGAAGTtgagggaagagcagagatAAGTCTTGCCTTCATATCTGTCTTCTGCATCATGAGGCTTATCTGCCTTCAGTGGAAGATGTAGTGGGGAAAGGGGTTGCAggtttccttcctgctgctggaaggagctaaaaaaagccccaaactcATGGACTTTGCTGGCTCTGGTCCCTAGTGGGTGTTGGTggcagctgtgtgcagggctgtgtgctgctttcCATACCAGTGTGCAGGAGCTCTTGGTACAGACTGctggaaaggcagaaagaaactCCCAGACAAACTTTTCTTCTGTTGAATAAACAGCACAGAAGATTAAAAACACATCTACTCAGATTCTCGCAcctgttttcaaaagaaaaaaggcttttccTGTTACACAGAGCCTCTTACTCATGTTTTGCAATGAAGGAAATaacacagctcctgccacctctccttcctcctgtggggctttgtgctgctgctgatgtagaaaaaaacctcttaattGTGAGGCAGCTTTTCTGTGAACACTGATTTATGGCAGGAAAAAAGGATGGATTTTAGGAGAAAATCCCTGTCGTCAGGGTCCTGTCATTCCAGTGTCATGTTGCAGGTTTCTTTACTACATTGCATCAGAGAGATGAAGTTCCCATAGTCCTGTGCATTGAAATGTGCATTTGTCATTGCTGCCACAGAACAGCACGTGGAAAGTAGGCAGGGAAATTAAAGCCAGATGGATGGAAGGAGAGGAACAGCACAATCACACAAAGCTGCAGTACAGCAAGCCCTCTTCTTCCTGCCTCTTCATGAGAGCAAATTAGTGATACCTCCTGAGCCAGCCTGTAATCCAGTCCCAGAGGGTGagagctgctcctccttccccactgcaCTGGACTGAGTTGGAGCGTTGCTGTGTCCTGTGTTGATGCTGTtccaggttttgttttctcctttcaccCAATGGTGTTGTAGACaacttttcttcctgttttttctaAGGTTTTGTTAGTACTGGTATTGCCATGGATTAAGCATTTGTTGTGAAACAGTCTCAAAATTCCACTCTGGAGGTCTTGCTGGAAACGTGCCGTGAGGgaagagagcagctctgggtgacTTCCCTCAGCTCCAAAATTCTGGCTAGGTAGGataaaaaaaccacattctTACAAGAACTTTTGGGGCTCCAAAGAGCATTTTCCACTTGAAccagcaaagcaaaaaggaGAACAAGCTCTGGAAGGTAGAGCCCTcaaaaggaagaataatttgCTAGGAATGATGAATAGTGTGAGGTACAACATTCTCCTCTTTACAATCTCTGTGATGTGTAAAGCATCTGAGATCTGATATCAGCAATAAACTCTCCTACTGGGAACATGCCAGTTCAGGGCTTGGATGGGCTCAGGAGCATCTCCTGCCCTCTTATACCTGTTGGTAGGGATTTTTTACAACTCCTTGTAGATAAGAAATACCAGCAGCCTTCATTTTTGCTTACTAAAGGATTTAAATCTTCTGACTTTTGAATGTACAGTGTTAAATGTTTCCTGGAGAAGGGTGATCCCTAAAGGAATACCCCACTAAACattacccaaaaaaaaccccaccagggGCCCAGCTTTATTTT
This Catharus ustulatus isolate bCatUst1 chromosome 10, bCatUst1.pri.v2, whole genome shotgun sequence DNA region includes the following protein-coding sequences:
- the LOC117001057 gene encoding inhibitor of growth protein 5 isoform X1, with translation MATAMYLEHYLDSIENLPCELQRNFQLMRELDQRTEDKKAEIDSLAAAYIESVKNMLPEERVEHLRKIQSAYSKCKEYSDDKVQLAMQTYEMVDKHIRRLDADLARFEADLKDKLEGSDFETPASRSLKKGRSQKDKRSSRGRGRRTSEEDTPKKKKLKGGSEFADTILSVHPSDVLDMPVDPNEPTYCLCHQVSYGEMIGCDNPDCPIEWFHFACVDLTTKPKGKWFCPRCVQERKKKK
- the LOC117001057 gene encoding inhibitor of growth protein 5 isoform X2, with product MRELDQRTEDKKAEIDSLAAAYIESVKNMLPEERVEHLRKIQSAYSKCKEYSDDKVQLAMQTYEMVDKHIRRLDADLARFEADLKDKLEGSDFETPASRSLKKGRSQKDKRSSRGRGRRTSEEDTPKKKKLKGGSEFADTILSVHPSDVLDMPVDPNEPTYCLCHQVSYGEMIGCDNPDCPIEWFHFACVDLTTKPKGKWFCPRCVQERKKKK